CCTTCTTGGTGCCCTTGATGGAATCTCTAATTTCAGCATTGACTGTTTCTTCTCCGATCACATTCCTGCATCAATGAGACATTACTCGCGATTTTTCACTTATGGGGTAATTGGAACAGGAATTATGGGTAGTGTCCTTTCAGTGTATGTTGTTGGAAAGGTCAGTGAAAGTGGAGGGAAACCAAGTTGGTTTCAGGACACACTGAATAAAAGTTGTTTGGATGACTACTATTGGACACTGACAGTATTGAGTTCTATAAATCTTGTTTTGTACATCTTGGTGGCATTGTGGTACAATTAGAAGTGTGAACAATCGGTCCAGCTTCATGAAGATGATTAGTGCTAGTGGCTTGTTTGTATCAAGGAATTTAATGAGAATGATTTGGATCTCAATATTTAGTTTAGATGACTTTATTAGTATGAATTGTCACCTTTTGTTTTCTATTGATTAAATTTACGGAGGGATTTGAGCTTTGTAAATATGTGAATTTGAAATGAATAAGAGTAAAATGCcattttaaattcataatatcaCAGATGTTTTTGTTTAAACTAAATCCCCAAAGCTTACATCATTGTGTGTTGTTACATTTATACTAGCAATTATTCTTCTAATCCTTTGATTTTAAATCTTCAAATCGAAACATAACCTTGGGAATTTTTGCATTTTGCTTGTCAAACACAccatggaaaaaaagaaaggaacgGAATAAGAATTTCATTGTTATAGTCCCTTCTCTTTTCAATGTTAAAAAAGCCCtaataataatttcttcttACGttcaataagaaaaagaaagttctGGTGAGAAACATTATCAAAAAcaggagaaggaaaaagaaatcaCTTCAGTTTCATTAACTTCAGCTTGTTGATACACTGCACTTCACAAACGTCAATCAATACAGAGAACACGGACACATTGAATTGGAGAATACAAGGAAATGGATGTAAAATGAAATTCATCTAAGAAtactaacaacaacaacaacaataacaatgcACATCATCTTCCTAAGGTTGGGTAGGTTCTTCAGTCTTTGGTGGGTCTTTAAAGGTGTACAGCAATGCCACCACGATGtacaaaaaaagatttatacaAATCAACACTGTCAGTGTCCAATAGTAGTTATCCAATCGACTTTTATTCAGCGTGTCCTGAAACCAATTTGTTCTTCCTCCCCTTTCACTGAATTTACCCACAACATAAACCGAAAGGACACTACCTACAGTTCCTGCTCCAATTACACCGTGGCGGAAAAGTATCAAGTAGCGGCTCATTGATTCAGGAGCTTGATTAGTGAAGAATTGATCAATGCTGAAGTTAGACATTCCTTCAACGGCACCAAGAAGGAGAAACTGTGGAAGAAGCCAGAACATGCTCATTGGGATTTTCTCATTACTGTCATTAAGTTTGTCAAGTAACCTGTGCCTGCTAATCATGTCAAGCCTCCTGGTTTCCACTCCTGCAGCTGTGATACAACATAATATAGAAAACAGCATTGCTACAAAGATTCCAAAGGGGGGTACATATCTTCTTGGAATCTTTAATTTTTCAGTTACTTTGACATACAGTTCATGGAACTTGTCTTTTACACGGTCGTAGAAATATTTAAATATGGGAAGAGGGACCTTCAAATTTCCAACCTTCTGATTCATATCATTTGCTTGCTCTAAAAAATAAGTGTTTCCTATGGAAATCACAACCCCACACATGATGAAGGTCATCCACATGGGTATCATGCGTATAACCTTTTTTGTATCCTCCACCTCTGCTAAGCTGCAAAATGTCCATCGATTTTGGGGTTGGACTTTGATGGCAGCCTTGTCGAGGCACctgtatttaaaaattatgtttcagAGAATATTGTAGGCAATATGTGTTAAGcttgacaaaaaaattttgtagctTGTAAGTCATAACTTATGGCTGATTACATATTGTAACAGTTGTGCCACAATTAGAAGTTAGTAAATTGGAAAATAGTTACAGGTAGAAATCATGAGCATTGGTGAGGTCATTATACTTTCTAATAACCCTGTAAAATGCAAAAATGTGGGCAATTGGTTTTAAATTAATGACTTGTTATCATTAAGTTTCtaggttgagagagagagaacctgagACTCTGGGTGTGAGGCACCTGATTATCGTTTTGTAGTTGATGACGAAACATCTTGGAAGCAGAGGCTACAAAGACTCTACATACAGTTGTAAGAGGACTCCCCTCTGGCTGCGGTCCAGATGGTTTGTATGAACATGAGCCAGTTGTGAATAGAAAAGTTGCCACTACAGTGCATATTGCTGGTATTCCAAATCGGACAGACCATGGCTTTATATATGGAAGTGCAATACATCCAACAATTGGAAAAATAATCACACTTACAACGGCTACCACTTTCTCAAGCGTTTGGTTCTcctccatgtgttgtttcagGAAAGACTCAAAGGACGTGATATGACCAGCTATCCCAATAGCTATGAGTGCTAATGCTGCATAGAAGAGGACCTTTTGGGCATCACCAATGCAACCTGGCTTGTGTGCATCACAGTTCCTTGCAGCATCAGGAAGAACATGTGGTGTTGACATTGCCAAGAAGCTTAAGCCCTGCAGTGACACCCAATAATTAGTACATCTTCTGGAAAGTCCTATGACTTTGTCAAAACCTATACTGTGCAAAAGAATGAATTGGGTAACATTTTCGAATCAATAACATTGTCAAGACAGCATTACAAATTGACAAGCATTAAGTGGCTTGCAATGTGCACCCCAAATACAATAGTTTGCAATTCACACCCTTATTTTTAAGATTAATTTGTAATGTTCGCATCATCCAAATCATCGTTTTAATTAACATATTTATTAGCACTTTAATTTGAGAGTAATCTGCCcaaaaagtcattaattttgACAGTAATATGGATAGCAGGGTGAACAATGCAAGTAAATCTCAAAGTAGAGTGTTGATTCCATTACATTATAATATAGGGTGGGCGTTATAAATGCTTCCATAAATTAAGGCAGAGAGCTGCaattaattcaaattagaaaagaagaagaagaagaaataatcATGAAACATGACATTCCTCAGTCAAAATAATCCATGCATCAACGATTTTCAAGTAATTTATTTAGATGAGATGCTCAATGTTGCTCCTTGATTATTCTTTCTACATTGTTGCAAAATGTAGGGAGGGGAATTTGAAGCCCAAGACCAGGCAATGTGATTGGGGTATAAGGCTCTTGgcaaaatgataaatataactAAAGCAGATTTATATACCAAAATTGGTAATACTTGTAGCATagtataaacacaaaaaaaaatgagggaaaTTTTGAAAACCTACAAAGCTATAAGCAATACTGGAGAGCAAGAGCATCCAATAGTCACCCATGAAAGCATCGACGAGGAAGGCCAAGCCTATAGGCATTATGGTCGCAACACCAGAAAACACATTAACAATTGCAGCAGCGCGGGTAATGTTAAGCTTCCAGACATTTATCAAGTATGGCGTCATCACAAACAAGGCCCAAGCTGTTAGCATGTCGGCCCATAGCAGAACTACAATGGAAGAGGAAGAAAGTGCCTTTAGAATGcaccaataattaaataaataaataaataatctaagGTGGCTTAATATATTAAACTATTTcctataaatgaaaattttgtaacccGCTAGTTGAACTAACCCTTTGATGACATGACTGTAAAGTAAAATAACTGGCTGAAACAGTAATCACCAATTGAATTCTTTGAAATCTTACAAATTTCCATAGGTATACTTGGATATCAAGGGTTAGAGATTTGCCTTTTCCATTGGTTTTTGGATTAGAATGCGCCTAGTCTGAATCTACTAATTGCATAGTGAATGGATAGGATTTTAAGAATTTCATGGTGGAGTAA
This genomic stretch from Castanea sativa cultivar Marrone di Chiusa Pesio chromosome 9, ASM4071231v1 harbors:
- the LOC142610105 gene encoding protein NRT1/ PTR FAMILY 5.5-like isoform X1, translated to MASFVRITVLLWADMLTAWALFVMTPYLINVWKLNITRAAAIVNVFSGVATIMPIGLAFLVDAFMGDYWMLLLSSIAYSFGLSFLAMSTPHVLPDAARNCDAHKPGCIGDAQKVLFYAALALIAIGIAGHITSFESFLKQHMEENQTLEKVVAVVSVIIFPIVGCIALPYIKPWSVRFGIPAICTVVATFLFTTGSCSYKPSGPQPEGSPLTTVCRVFVASASKMFRHQLQNDNQVPHTQSLRCLDKAAIKVQPQNRWTFCSLAEVEDTKKVIRMIPMWMTFIMCGVVISIGNTYFLEQANDMNQKVGNLKVPLPIFKYFYDRVKDKFHELYVKVTEKLKIPRRYVPPFGIFVAMLFSILCCITAAGVETRRLDMISRHRLLDKLNDSNEKIPMSMFWLLPQFLLLGAVEGMSNFSIDQFFTNQAPESMSRYLILFRHGVIGAGTVGSVLSVYVVGKFSERGGRTNWFQDTLNKSRLDNYYWTLTVLICINLFLYIVVALLYTFKDPPKTEEPTQP
- the LOC142610105 gene encoding protein NRT1/ PTR FAMILY 5.5-like isoform X2 codes for the protein MASFVRITVLLWADMLTAWALFVMTPYLINVWKLNITRAAAIVNVFSGVATIMPIGLAFLVDAFMGDYWMLLLSSIAYSFGLSFLAMSTPHVLPDAARNCDAHKPGCIGDAQKVLFYAALALIAIGIAGHITSFESFLKQHMEENQTLEKVVAVPEGSPLTTVCRVFVASASKMFRHQLQNDNQVPHTQSLRCLDKAAIKVQPQNRWTFCSLAEVEDTKKVIRMIPMWMTFIMCGVVISIGNTYFLEQANDMNQKVGNLKVPLPIFKYFYDRVKDKFHELYVKVTEKLKIPRRYVPPFGIFVAMLFSILCCITAAGVETRRLDMISRHRLLDKLNDSNEKIPMSMFWLLPQFLLLGAVEGMSNFSIDQFFTNQAPESMSRYLILFRHGVIGAGTVGSVLSVYVVGKFSERGGRTNWFQDTLNKSRLDNYYWTLTVLICINLFLYIVVALLYTFKDPPKTEEPTQP